DNA from Luteolibacter yonseiensis:
CATTGTGTCTGGTGCGACACGGACCACACGTGGAATTTCGAGGGAACCCCATGGCCGCATGAGAAGGATGAGGTTCCGGGATACGCGAAGCACCGCAAGGCGGACGTGACGTTCGAACTCACCCCGCTGGAGGCTGCCGGACGGGTGATGGCTTACAATTGCGGACGCACGGTGATCACCGGAGGGGAGCCGCTGTTGCAGGAGAACGCGTTTCTGGAAATGATCGGCCGGATCCGCATGGAAGACCCGGACCATCAGTTCGAGGTGGAGACGAATGGCACCCGTCTTCCCTCGCCGGCTTTTCATGAGGCGGTGAACCAGTTCAATGTATCGCCCAAGCTGGCGAACGCAGGGATGGCGGAGTCGCTGATAAGGAATCCGGCCGCACTGCGGTTTTTCGCCGCTTCGCCGAAGGCGTGGTTCAAATTTGTCGTGGCGGAGCCTGACGACATGCGGGAAATCGAGGCGCTGTGCGGTTCCCACGGGATTTCCCGGCACCGTGTGCTGCTGATGCCCGAGGGACGGGTTTCGGCGGAGCTGGACCGGAGTTCGGCCTGGCTGGCGGACGTCTGCCGCGATGGCGGATATCGGTTCTGCGACCGGTTGCACATCCGCATCTGGGGTGACAAGCGGGGAGTCTGAATTCGTACTTCGAGCCGGATCCCTACCCTCCGCAGGGTTTTGAAATGATTTTCGGCTGGCCCC
Protein-coding regions in this window:
- a CDS encoding 7-carboxy-7-deazaguanine synthase QueE, with the protein product MKLAKLGDGPEIFHTIQGEGVSVGMPAVFIRASRCNLHCVWCDTDHTWNFEGTPWPHEKDEVPGYAKHRKADVTFELTPLEAAGRVMAYNCGRTVITGGEPLLQENAFLEMIGRIRMEDPDHQFEVETNGTRLPSPAFHEAVNQFNVSPKLANAGMAESLIRNPAALRFFAASPKAWFKFVVAEPDDMREIEALCGSHGISRHRVLLMPEGRVSAELDRSSAWLADVCRDGGYRFCDRLHIRIWGDKRGV